In bacterium, the following proteins share a genomic window:
- a CDS encoding ABC transporter permease yields MMAAIRQTMLVYRRDLRALFTTSLFWVLSGVFFLASGLVFVVMMLGFADPGYAQENNVSSNVTVALVTQLFQVIHFFLLMQVPMLTMRAFAEERRHGTLALLRTTPAGEWSLVLGKFLANSTALLVYLALTLVFPAIVTWLSDPEWAVVATCYGALVLATLAYVALGVFFSSLTESQVVAAVLTYIVIFMLLIVSTLLGAFRSPELAQLAEHLTIVGHIEGFLAGSISAVDGAYFVLFAFLFLFLAVRQIESLRWRA; encoded by the coding sequence TGGGTCCTGTCGGGCGTGTTCTTCCTGGCCAGCGGCCTCGTCTTCGTCGTTATGATGCTGGGTTTCGCCGATCCAGGATATGCGCAGGAGAACAACGTCAGTTCCAACGTTACGGTCGCGCTGGTCACACAACTCTTCCAGGTCATTCACTTCTTCCTACTGATGCAGGTTCCGATGCTGACGATGCGTGCGTTTGCTGAGGAACGCCGACACGGCACGCTCGCGCTGCTGCGAACCACGCCGGCCGGAGAATGGAGCCTGGTGCTTGGGAAGTTCCTCGCCAACAGTACCGCCCTTCTCGTCTACCTCGCGCTGACTCTCGTGTTTCCTGCGATCGTCACGTGGTTGAGCGATCCGGAGTGGGCGGTCGTGGCGACGTGTTACGGCGCGCTGGTGCTGGCGACTTTGGCGTACGTCGCCCTGGGTGTCTTCTTCTCCAGCCTGACGGAATCGCAAGTCGTCGCCGCGGTGCTGACATACATTGTCATCTTCATGCTTCTGATCGTCTCGACGTTGCTCGGAGCCTTCCGGTCGCCGGAATTGGCGCAGTTGGCAGAACATCTGACGATCGTCGGGCATATCGAAGGATTCCTGGCCGGATCGATATCGGCAGTCGATGGCGCGTATTTCGTGCTGTTCGCCTTCTTGTTCCTGTTCCTGGCGGTGCGGCAGATTGAATCGCTGCGGTGGAGGGCGTGA